Proteins from a genomic interval of Pseudomonas asplenii:
- a CDS encoding MacB family efflux pump subunit translates to MSRALLELKGITRRFVAGEKDFIALNDINLTINAGELVAITGASGSGKSTLMNVLGCLDHANAGSYKVDGRETSSLTDDELAELRRDHFGFIFQRYHLLPHLAASQNVEMPAIYAGTGENKRSSRALELLERLGLSGHLGHRPSQLSGGQQQRVSIARALMNGGEIILADEPTGALDSVSGKEVMKILLELNAAGHTVILVTHDDKVAAHAERIIEMRDGEILSDRPNPNRPVISEKAAQRLPAKPKQGNRLMAGFALFQEAFVMAWIALISHRMRTLLTMLGIIIGITSVVSIVAIGEGAKEYVLKDIQAIGSNTIEIFPGTDFGDNKAGSIETLSLSDVAALGTQYYIDSASPNIGRSLLVRYRNIDVTASVNGVSPSYFQVRGIKMGSGVPFNNDDSRRQAQVVVIDHNTRNRLFGPSVDPLGQVILVDNLPCTVIGVTEDKKSIFNTSKSLNIWMPFETASGRVLGQRFLDSITVRAKDGQPSKVVEDNITKLMEKRHGTKDFFTYNLDSVMQTVQKTSQSLALLLSLIALISLAVGGIGVMNIMLVSVTERTREIGIRMAVGARQSDIRQQFLVEAVMVCLIGGIIGITLSFGIGYVFSLLVKEWKMVFSVNSIVTAFICSTLIGIVFGFVPARNAARLDPIEALARD, encoded by the coding sequence ATGAGCCGAGCTCTGTTGGAACTCAAGGGTATTACCCGTCGTTTCGTCGCCGGCGAGAAGGATTTCATCGCGCTCAATGACATCAACCTGACGATCAATGCCGGTGAACTGGTGGCGATAACCGGCGCCTCGGGCTCCGGCAAGTCGACCCTGATGAACGTACTGGGTTGCCTGGATCATGCCAACGCTGGCAGCTACAAGGTCGATGGGCGTGAAACCAGCAGCCTGACCGACGATGAACTGGCGGAATTGCGCCGCGATCACTTCGGGTTCATTTTTCAGCGTTATCACCTGTTGCCGCACCTGGCGGCCAGCCAGAACGTGGAAATGCCGGCGATCTACGCCGGCACCGGCGAAAACAAACGCTCCAGCCGGGCCCTTGAACTGCTCGAGCGCCTCGGGCTGTCGGGGCATCTGGGGCATCGACCCAGCCAGTTGTCAGGGGGACAGCAGCAGCGGGTCAGTATCGCCCGGGCCTTGATGAACGGCGGTGAAATCATCCTCGCCGACGAACCCACCGGGGCATTGGACAGCGTCAGTGGCAAGGAGGTGATGAAGATCCTGCTGGAACTCAACGCCGCCGGGCATACGGTGATCCTGGTCACCCACGATGACAAGGTGGCAGCCCATGCCGAGCGCATCATCGAGATGCGTGACGGTGAGATCCTCAGTGATCGGCCCAACCCGAATCGCCCGGTGATCAGCGAAAAAGCCGCGCAGCGCCTGCCGGCCAAGCCCAAGCAGGGCAACCGGCTGATGGCCGGTTTCGCACTGTTCCAGGAGGCTTTCGTCATGGCCTGGATCGCGCTGATTTCGCACCGCATGCGCACCTTGCTGACCATGCTCGGGATCATCATCGGCATCACCTCGGTGGTCTCCATCGTCGCCATCGGCGAGGGGGCCAAGGAGTACGTGCTCAAGGACATCCAGGCGATTGGCAGCAATACCATCGAGATTTTCCCGGGTACCGACTTTGGCGATAACAAGGCGGGGTCCATCGAGACCCTGTCCCTGTCCGATGTGGCGGCCTTGGGCACGCAGTACTACATCGACAGCGCCTCGCCGAACATCGGGCGCAGCCTGCTGGTGCGTTACCGCAATATCGATGTGACCGCGAGCGTCAACGGGGTCAGCCCGAGTTACTTCCAGGTGCGCGGCATCAAGATGGGCTCGGGGGTACCGTTCAACAATGACGACTCGCGACGCCAGGCCCAGGTGGTGGTGATCGACCATAACACCCGCAATCGCCTGTTCGGCCCATCGGTGGACCCGCTGGGCCAGGTGATCCTGGTGGATAACCTGCCGTGTACGGTGATCGGCGTGACCGAGGACAAGAAGAGCATTTTCAACACCAGCAAGAGCCTGAACATCTGGATGCCCTTCGAAACCGCCTCGGGTCGTGTCCTGGGTCAGCGTTTCCTGGACAGCATCACCGTGCGGGCCAAGGACGGGCAGCCGAGCAAGGTGGTCGAGGACAACATCACCAAACTGATGGAAAAGCGTCACGGCACCAAGGACTTCTTCACCTACAACCTCGACAGCGTGATGCAGACGGTGCAGAAGACCAGCCAGTCGCTGGCGTTGCTGTTGTCGTTGATCGCCTTGATTTCGCTGGCGGTGGGGGGCATCGGGGTGATGAACATCATGCTGGTGTCGGTGACCGAACGGACCCGGGAAATCGGCATTCGCATGGCGGTCGGTGCGCGCCAGTCGGATATCCGCCAGCAGTTTCTGGTGGAAGCGGTGATGGTCTGCCTCATCGGCGGGATCATAGGCATCACCCTGTCGTTCGGGATCGGCTATGTGTTTTCGCTGCTGGTGAAGGAGTGGAAGATGGTGTTTTCGGTGAACTCGATTGTCACCGCCTTCATCTGTTCGACGCTGATCGGTATCGTTTTCGGCTTCGTTCCGGCACGTAATGCCGCCCGGCTCGATCCGATCGAGGCATTGGCGCGCGATTGA
- the macA gene encoding macrolide transporter subunit MacA has protein sequence MKKLKFRKVLIVVVLLVLSAFIFYSIQAPAKPPEYLTATVERTDIENSVLASGALEGIKQVDVGAQVSGQLKSLKVKLGDKVKQGQWLAEIDPVVLQNALRQAEVNEQNLQAQRQATIAQLKQTKAVYERYLGLQSDAAISKQDFETAESNYQVQNANLLSLDAQLRNARIQTDTAKINLGYTRIVAPISGDVVGIVTQEGQTVIAQQLAPVILKLADLDTMTIKAQVSEADVIHISPGQEVYFTILGDADKRYYAKLRGTEPAPQNFLDTQASGTNKQNTAVFYNALFDVPNPDHRLRISMTAQVHIVRERAKEVLTVPVAALGEKNKDGTFPVRVLDEQGQPQVRNVQAGINNNVRVEIKTGLAEGDKVVIGEPSETPAVAGA, from the coding sequence ATGAAAAAGTTGAAGTTTCGCAAAGTGTTAATAGTCGTGGTGTTGCTGGTTCTTTCGGCATTCATCTTCTATAGCATCCAGGCCCCGGCCAAACCGCCGGAATACCTGACCGCCACTGTCGAGCGCACGGACATCGAGAACTCCGTTCTGGCCAGCGGTGCGTTGGAAGGCATCAAGCAGGTTGATGTCGGCGCACAGGTTTCCGGTCAGCTCAAGTCGCTGAAGGTGAAGCTGGGCGACAAGGTCAAGCAGGGCCAGTGGCTGGCGGAAATCGATCCGGTGGTGTTGCAGAACGCCCTGCGTCAGGCCGAGGTCAACGAACAGAACCTGCAGGCCCAGCGTCAGGCGACTATCGCGCAGCTCAAGCAGACCAAGGCGGTGTATGAACGCTACCTGGGGCTGCAGAGCGATGCGGCGATCTCCAAGCAGGATTTCGAGACTGCCGAGTCCAACTACCAGGTGCAGAACGCCAACCTGCTGTCGCTCGATGCTCAGTTGCGCAACGCGCGCATCCAGACCGACACGGCGAAGATCAACCTGGGCTATACCCGCATCGTCGCGCCGATCAGTGGTGATGTGGTGGGCATTGTGACCCAGGAAGGCCAGACCGTGATCGCCCAGCAACTGGCTCCGGTGATCCTCAAGCTCGCCGACCTGGACACCATGACCATCAAGGCCCAGGTCTCCGAAGCCGACGTGATTCATATCAGTCCGGGGCAGGAGGTGTATTTCACCATTCTGGGTGATGCCGACAAACGCTATTACGCCAAACTGCGTGGCACCGAGCCGGCGCCGCAGAACTTCCTGGATACCCAGGCCAGCGGTACCAACAAGCAGAACACGGCGGTGTTCTACAACGCCTTGTTCGATGTACCGAACCCGGACCATCGCCTGCGCATTTCCATGACCGCCCAGGTGCATATCGTTCGTGAGCGGGCCAAGGAAGTGCTGACGGTGCCGGTTGCGGCCCTGGGCGAGAAGAACAAGGATGGTACGTTCCCGGTGCGGGTGCTCGACGAACAGGGTCAACCCCAGGTGCGCAACGTGCAGGCCGGCATCAACAACAACGTGCGGGTAGAGATCAAGACGGGCCTGGCCGAAGGTGACAAGGTCGTCATTGGTGAACCGTCCGAAACGCCCGCGGTAGCGGGAGCCTGA
- a CDS encoding efflux RND transporter periplasmic adaptor subunit, producing MGHGLLAVAVLALCGWLILGRTAPAPAAEPVTATSLSVEAVQPRREDWPQVLQASGALAPWQEALVSAETGSLRIASLNADIGDRVKKGQVLATLADASVQADENKQQASVAQAAAQLQEARSNARRAAVVGQSGALSEQQLEEYRVKVQTAEANLASANADLRSTRIRLAQTRIVAVDEGVISGRKALLGDVVAAGSELFRMIREGRLEWQAELDARQLQGVRVGQSAHLELPGGVPVEGRVRLVSPVLDSKTSRALVYVSLPAGTSARAGMYASGYIALADSTALTVPDTAVVLRDGRSYVFVLGEDMHVRQQGVEVGRRRGQMVEIVAGLPEQARIVRSGGAFLSDGASVTLVSAQAYAR from the coding sequence ATGGGTCATGGCCTGCTGGCGGTTGCCGTGTTGGCCCTTTGCGGCTGGCTGATCCTGGGTCGCACCGCGCCGGCACCGGCGGCCGAGCCCGTGACGGCGACCAGCCTGAGTGTCGAGGCAGTTCAACCGCGCCGTGAAGATTGGCCGCAAGTGCTGCAGGCCAGCGGTGCGCTGGCTCCCTGGCAGGAAGCGTTGGTCAGCGCCGAGACCGGTAGTTTGCGTATTGCCAGCCTGAACGCCGATATCGGTGATCGGGTGAAAAAGGGCCAGGTGCTGGCCACCTTGGCCGATGCCAGCGTGCAGGCCGATGAAAACAAACAGCAGGCCTCGGTGGCCCAAGCGGCTGCGCAACTGCAAGAGGCCCGTTCCAATGCGCGGCGGGCGGCGGTGGTCGGGCAGAGTGGGGCCTTGTCGGAGCAGCAATTGGAGGAGTATCGGGTCAAGGTACAGACCGCCGAGGCCAATCTGGCCTCGGCGAACGCCGACCTGCGCAGCACCCGGATCAGACTCGCGCAGACCCGCATCGTGGCGGTTGACGAGGGTGTCATCTCCGGGCGCAAGGCATTGCTCGGGGACGTGGTCGCCGCCGGTAGCGAATTGTTCCGGATGATCCGCGAAGGTCGCCTCGAATGGCAGGCGGAACTCGACGCGCGGCAACTGCAAGGGGTGAGGGTAGGGCAGTCGGCTCACCTGGAACTGCCGGGCGGGGTGCCGGTTGAGGGACGAGTGCGGCTGGTTTCGCCGGTGCTGGACAGCAAGACCAGCCGGGCGCTGGTCTATGTGTCCTTGCCCGCAGGCACCTCGGCGCGGGCGGGCATGTACGCCAGCGGCTACATCGCGCTGGCCGACAGCACGGCGCTGACCGTGCCGGATACCGCCGTGGTGTTGCGCGACGGTCGCTCCTACGTGTTCGTGCTGGGCGAGGACATGCACGTCCGGCAACAGGGAGTGGAAGTCGGTCGCCGACGTGGGCAGATGGTGGAAATCGTCGCCGGTCTGCCGGAGCAGGCGCGGATCGTGCGCAGTGGTGGCGCCTTTCTCAGCGACGGCGCCAGCGTGACTCTGGTCTCAGCACAGGCCTATGCCCGATGA
- a CDS encoding efflux transporter outer membrane subunit, translating into MPIANSTACFLLSMLCATLLGGCTLGPDYQPPQVKVASRWYAPLPHGASLVTLNDWWQQFNDPALATLLRLAEADSPTLDQALARIAQARATLDGSLADGRPQLNGGLSKARAGVSQTGLHKVGGISGASLDSTWELDLFGKLRRTDEASRHELQARVDDWHDARVSLAAEVGDDFVQYRGCQMLVNAYRDQAQSQEQTARLTRLSHQAGFTSAADAALADASAAASVATQTNQQSACDVLLKSLVALAGSDEEQVRAVLGSQPARLPEPALLEVREVPANLLRQRPDLASSERELAAANARIGAAQANRLPSLGLVGSFAVGTTSGQYSRTWSLGPQLDVPLFDGGKRRAAVDSARADYDSALATYRQTLRTAVLEVEQSLVRLDAARRSEADAQRATEGYQSYFQAVDRNWQAGNASLLDRELARRSALSAQIELITLQQNQVRYWIALYKALGGGWQGSDELANEVPKRGGA; encoded by the coding sequence ATGCCGATCGCCAACTCTACTGCCTGTTTTCTGCTGTCGATGCTCTGCGCGACGCTGCTGGGTGGTTGTACATTGGGCCCGGATTACCAGCCACCACAGGTGAAGGTGGCGAGTCGCTGGTATGCACCGCTGCCCCATGGTGCTTCATTGGTGACGTTGAACGATTGGTGGCAGCAGTTCAACGACCCGGCACTGGCAACCCTGCTGCGCCTGGCCGAGGCCGACAGTCCCACCCTGGACCAGGCGCTGGCGCGTATCGCCCAGGCCCGGGCGACCCTGGACGGCAGCCTGGCCGATGGCCGGCCGCAACTCAACGGCGGGTTGAGCAAGGCGCGGGCGGGTGTCAGCCAGACGGGGTTGCACAAGGTCGGGGGCATTTCCGGGGCGAGCCTCGATTCCACCTGGGAACTGGACCTGTTCGGCAAGCTGCGCCGCACCGACGAGGCTTCTCGTCACGAACTGCAGGCGCGGGTCGATGACTGGCATGACGCCCGAGTGTCCCTGGCCGCCGAGGTCGGTGATGATTTCGTCCAGTACCGTGGCTGCCAGATGTTGGTGAATGCATACCGCGACCAGGCACAATCCCAGGAGCAGACCGCGCGCCTGACCCGCTTGTCCCACCAGGCCGGCTTTACTTCGGCCGCCGATGCCGCGCTGGCCGATGCCAGTGCCGCCGCCAGTGTCGCGACCCAGACCAATCAGCAAAGCGCCTGTGATGTGCTGCTCAAGAGCCTGGTGGCCCTGGCCGGTAGCGATGAGGAGCAGGTGCGCGCAGTGTTGGGCAGCCAGCCGGCCCGCCTGCCGGAACCGGCTTTGCTGGAGGTGCGCGAAGTGCCCGCCAACCTGTTGCGCCAGCGTCCTGACCTGGCCTCCAGCGAACGTGAGCTGGCCGCCGCGAATGCGCGGATCGGCGCCGCCCAGGCCAATCGGCTGCCTAGCCTCGGACTGGTCGGTTCCTTTGCCGTCGGCACCACCAGCGGCCAATACAGCCGGACCTGGAGCCTGGGGCCACAGCTCGATGTTCCGCTGTTCGATGGCGGCAAGCGCCGCGCGGCGGTGGACTCGGCCAGGGCCGACTATGACTCGGCCCTGGCAACCTATCGGCAAACCCTGCGTACGGCGGTGCTGGAGGTCGAGCAGTCGCTGGTACGGCTGGATGCAGCACGGCGCTCGGAGGCCGATGCGCAACGTGCCACAGAGGGTTACCAGAGCTATTTTCAAGCCGTCGACCGCAATTGGCAGGCCGGCAATGCCAGCCTGCTGGATCGTGAGTTGGCCCGACGCTCGGCGTTGTCGGCGCAGATCGAACTGATCACCCTGCAACAGAACCAGGTGCGCTACTGGATCGCTTTGTACAAGGCCCTCGGAGGGGGCTGGCAGGGCAGTGACGAACTGGCGAACGAAGTACCGAAGCGAGGTGGGGCATGA